A stretch of DNA from Cupriavidus taiwanensis:
CTGGAGACCTTTACCGAGGCCGGGACCGTAATCGGCTGGCGCGACGGCGAGCCGGTGCTGACGCCGTATCCGGATTGCGTGCTGGTGATGCCGTCGCTGCGCCAGTTGCGCCCGGGCGTGACCGTGGTGCGCCTGGGCCGGCTGGAGCGCTGACCCGGGTACGCTGGGCCGGGCGCGGCTGCGCCCGGCAGGATGCTGCGCACAGGGACATGGCGCGGCCCTCCGGTTGACTGCGGATCGGCTAGGCGGCCGGCGCGGGCCCCGTGCCCGCCGGCGGCGGGGGCGGCGGCAGCATGCCGGGGAACAGCTGCTCGACCAGTTCATCGAGCTTGGACGACGGCTGCACGAAGTTGCTCAGGTTCAGCCCGCCGGCGCTGCGGTTGGCGTTGTAGATGGCCTTGCCGACCCGGTCGCCATTGCGGAACACGGTGATGTCGGCGTTGTTCAGGTAGGCGTTCCAGTACCAGGCGCCGCGCGCGGTGTACAGCGCCACCATCGGGCACGCCGCGACCGAGGTCTGCGCCTGCAGCACCTTCACCTCGAAATTGCGCCGGCGCAGCGACGACAGGAAGTTCTCGACAAAGTCATTGCCGCTGACCGGGTTCACCACCACGCACAGCAGCGTGCCGTTGGCGCCGTAGTTGCCCAGCGGGCCGCCGCCGGCCGGGAGCTGGAACGCGACCACGGGATCGGCGGGGTCGAGGCGGTCGACCGGCGTCACGGCCTGGTAGGTCGAACAGCCGGTGAGCAGCAGGCCCACGCAGGCCGCCAGCAGTGCATGGTTCATGGAGTGTCCTGGATGGCTGGGCGGTGCGCCACGGCAAGGCACAATGGCCACCGCATACCTTCACACTGTAGGCGCCGGCAGGCCAATCCAATCGGCCAAACAGAAGCGCAAAACGCCCGCTTCTGGCATTGCGGATGGCGCCTTAGCCGCCCGCGCCGCCTCCCGCCAGCCGGCCCACCAGCACCAGGCACAGCGCGGCCAGGCACACGCCGACCACCGCCACCTGCACGCGCGACACGGGTTTGCCGCCGAACAGCGTCTGGCTGAGCCAGGCGGGCGAGATCACGCCGACAAGGGTCGCCACCATGATCAGGATGGCAAGGACGGACAGTACGGATTGCATGGCGTAACTCCGGAAGCGTCGCGGGCGCGCTCAGTTGGCGCCGCCGCGCAGCAGGCAGTCGCGCAGCAGCGGTGTGCCGTCGGCAAGGCCGGCGCCGTTGCATTCCACCGCCACCTTCTGGCCTCGCCGCACCATGGTGGCGCGGGCTTCCACCTCGCACTCGCGCCCGGCCGGGCCGCAGATCTGGCGCGGCAGCAGCAGCGCGCGCACATTGGCGCCGGGGTCGTTGGTGCGGATGTCCACAAAGACCTGCTCGCCATCGCGGCGGATGCCGCTGGCCACGCCTTCGACGATCACGTACTGGTTGAGGTAGTCGCGGTCGGCTTTGTCGGGATTGTCGCGGTACGCATTCAGCAGCGCGTCGGCCTGCAGCTGCGGCAGGCGGTGGGCGGGGCGTTGCGGGTCGATGCTGACAGGATCCAGCGTGCCGTTGCGCGGCACGCCGCGCGCCGCGCTGGCCACGGCCTGCGCATCGGCCTTTGCGTCGGCCTGCGCGTTGGTCTGCGCGTTGGTCTGCGCGTCGGTCTGTGCATCGGGCACGGCGCCGCCGACATCATCGCGGCGGTCATTGCCGGCAAACCACAACATGCCAAGGACAGCCACGGCGACGATGGCAATGAGGATTTGCTGGGTGCGGTTCAACATCGGGAAGGTCCTGCGTCAGTCAAAGCGGAAAACGGAAGGCGAAGCGCGAATTATGCGCCCTGCCTGCGGCAAAAGCGCGCAATCGCCGCCACCGCATGGTCGACGCCGCGCTCGGCGGCCACCGCGCGGCCCAGTGTGGCGGCGCGTGCGCGCGTGGCCGGCTGCTCGGTGAAGGCGATCATCGACGCCAGCCCCGGCGCATCGATCTTGTGCCCGGCGACATGCCGCGGCGCCACCCCCAGCGCAGCCAGCCGGCCCGCCCAGAAGAACTGGTCGCCCGCAAACGGCAGCACGATCGACGGCACGCCCGCCGCCGCCGCCGCATGCGTGGTGCCCGCGCCGCCATGGTGGATGGCCGCGGCCACGCGCGGCAGCAGCCAGTCATGCGGCGTCGCGCCAATCACATGGAAGCTGGCCGGCAACGCGCCCGCGTCGATGCCGCTCCAGCCCGGATAAAACAGCGCGCGCCGGCCGTCGACCGCCTGCACCAGTGCCGACACCACCTTGTGCCGGTCAAAGCCCGCCATGCTGCCGAAACCGATATAGAGCGGCGCCTCGCCCGCCGCCAGGAAGTCGCGCAGCGACGGGTCCGGCTGCCAGTCCGGCTGCGGCGGCAGCGCCCAGGCGCCGGTCACCAGCCAGTCGCCATGCCAGTCCTGCGGACGCGGCACCAGTTGCGGCGACATCGCATACAGCGTCGGAAACGCCGGCCACATCGTCTTGCGCGCCTGCACGCCGAACAGCCGGGATCGCGCCGCATTGGTCGCATTGCGGAACATCCGCCACAGCACGAAGTTGATCAGGTGGTGGCTGGCGCGGTTGGCCCATCCCGGCATCCTGACCGGCGGCAGCAGCGCCGACGGAAACGCCCGCGTCGGCGAGATCGGGAACATGCCCGCCCCGATCACCGGCTTGCCCAGCTGCTCGCCCACCGACAGCGCCACGTATGCCGTCAGTCCCGAAAACACGATGCCATCCGCATCGCGCGCCGCCTGCGCCAGCTGCGCCATCCATGCCTCGGTGTTGTCCTCGGCAATGCGCCCGAACGCGCGCGTGGCCTCAGCCACGTTGCCGCCCTCGGTCATCAGCTTGTGCAGCGCGCCGCCCGGCGCCAGCGTCTGCTGGATATCCCCGGCCATGGGTTCGAACGGGATGCCGTGCTCGGCGGCCAGCGGCGCGGCCGAGCGTTCGCCCAGCACCAGCACGTCATGGCCGGCTTCACGCAGGCCCAGGGCCAGGGCGACGATGGGGCGGCAGTCGCCCTGGGTACCGAAGGTGATGAGGGTCAGGCGCATGCGCGTCGTGGCGACTGTCTTTGGATCAGAGGAGTTCCGTGTATTCGGCGTTCGCTATTTCCCGATACAAAAACGCGTAAAGATCGTCCCCAGCAAATCATCGCTGGTGAACTCGCCGGTAATGCTGTTCAGGTGCTCCTGCGCGAGCCGCAGCTCTTCCGCAAACAGGTCCAGCGCCTGGGCCTGGCGCTCGCTCTGGTCGGCGGCCACGTCCAGGTGCGATTGCGCCTGCCGCAGCGCGGTCAGGTGCCGTTCGCGCGCGAGGAAGGTGCCTTCGTTGCCGGACTGCCAGCCGATCAGCCGCAGCAGTTCGCGGCGCAGCAACTCGATGCCGGCGCCGGTGCGCGCCGAGATCCAGATTTCGGTCGGGTTGGGGCCGTTGGCGGCGACCACGTGCGGGCGGTTGCCGCCGAACATGATTTCGCCCACGGATGGGGCCTTGTCGATCTTGTTGACGATGCGCACGATCGGCGCGCCCGGCGGCAGCTGACCGCTGAGCTTGTCGTCGATGGCGTCGTCGATCTCGGACAGGCCGTGGCGCAGGTAATCCGTGGCGTCGACCAGGTGCAGCACGATGTCGGCGCGGCGGATGGCGTCCCAGGTGCGCTCGATGCCGATGCGCTCGACTTCGTCGGCGGCTTCGTCGCGCAGGCCGGCGGTGTCGATGATATGCAGCGGGATGCCGTCGATCTGGATGGTCTCGCGCACGCGGTCGCGGGTGGTGCCGGCAATCGGCGTGACGATGGCCAGCTCCGCGCCCGCCAGGGCGTTCAGCAGCGACGACTTGCCCACGTTGGGCTGGCCCGCCAGCACCACCGACAGCCCTTCGCGCAGCAGCGCGCCCTGGCGCGCCTGCGCCAGCACCGCGCCCAGTTCATTGCGGATGGCGGCAAGCTGGCCGCGCGCATCGGACTGCTCCAGGAAATCGATCTCTTCCTCGGGGAAATCGAGCGTGGCCTCGACCAGCATGCGCAGGTGGATGACCTTGTCCACCAGCTGGCGGATGGCGTTGGAGAACTCGCCTTCCATCGAGCGCGCGGCGGAGCGCGCCGCGGCCTCGGTGCTGGCTTCGATCAGGTCGGCCACGGCCTCGGCCTGGGCCAGGTCGAGCTTGTCATTGAGGAAGGCGCGGCGCGTGAACTCGCCGGGCTCGGCCAGGCGCAGGCCGATGCCGTCGCCGGCCTGCAGGCAGCGCGTCAGGAGCATCTGCATCACCACCGGGCCGCCGTGGCCCTGCAGCTCCAGCACTTCCTCGCCGGTATAGGAGTTGGGCGCCGGGAAATACAGCGCCAGGCCGTGGTCGATGACCTTGCCGTTGCCATCGAGAAACGGCAGGTAGGTGGCGTGGCGCGGCTTCAGTGCCTGGCCGCAGACGGCGCGCATCACGGGGCCGACATCGGGGCCGGACACGCGCACCACGCCGATGCCGCCGCGGCCGGGCGCGGTGGCGATGGCGGCAATGGGAAGCTGGGAAGCAGTCATGGCGGTATTGTCGCAGATCGGGTGCGGTTGGCGTGGCACGCGGTGGGCAGGCCGCCATGGCTGGCGCAGCGGTCAGCTGGCGCCGGGCAGCGGCGGTGGCACATCGTCCGGCATCGCCTGAAGATCCAGGCACTCGGCCATCAGGCGGCGCGCGACGATGCCGTCGACCCGCTGCCCGAGACTGGCCTGGCGCTTGACCAGCTTGCGATGCAGGCGTCGGGTATAGCGCGCCGGCAGCACCGGCGCCAGCGCCTCGATCACATAGCGCAGCCGCTTGCCGGCGATGCGCTGCGCGTGCATCGCGTCGGCATCGCCGCCGCGAGCGCGCTTGGCCAGCGCCCGCAGCTGCTTGCGGCCGCGGCGCACGCGCTGGCGTGAAAACGGAGCCAGGCGGGGGCCATCGTTGCGGGCGCGCGCGGCCAGATGCGCCAGGTGTGCCAGGTCGCGATGCAGCGCCGGCAGCGGCCAGTCGCGGTAGGTGGCGAGCGCCGCCAGCATGGCTTCGCGCGCGGCGTCGCGGCGCTGCCCGGCGGTGTCGGCGATGGCGGCCAGGATCGGGTCGTGCGGCTCCAGTTCGCGGGCCGGGCCGATGGTCTCGGCCAGGAATACGTCCCAGTCGCGGACTTCGCTGGTGGCGCGCGCCAGCATCCGCAGGTCGCGCTTCCAGCGGTCGCGCTCCTGCCGCGGCAGGGCCGGACCCATCGCCCACACCACCGCGCGCGCCTGGCGCAGGGCGATGCGCAGCTGGTGCAGGTCTTCCGGGTCGTCGCGGCGCTGCAGCGGATCCAGGCACGCGTCGATGCGCGCCAGGCTGGCTTGCGCCAGCGCGGCAAAGGCAGCAGCGGGCCGGGTCTTGCGGCGCAGCATGGGGGATTGGGCGTCAGCGTTCATGGCGGTCTGCATGCGGTCAGGCGCGCACGCGGGACGCAGATGTGTTCAGTGTAGGCGACTGCACGCGCTTGGGCGGCATGCGGCGCTCACGCCGCCCGGGCGGTTGACAGGCCCCGCCCTTCACGCTGGAATGCGCAGATTCGCCCGGACCACTTCCCCGACCCACGAGGAACCGCCATGACCACCGAACAGGAACGGCTGCTGCTGCGCGACACCATCGAGGCGGGCTTCCGCCAGGCCGCCTTCGTCAACGACGTCGGCATCGCGCTGGCGGACTGCGGGCCGGGCTGGTGCGAGTCCACGCTGGCCATCGCCGCGCGCCATCTGCAGCATGGCGGCATCGTCCACGCGGGCGTGCAGGCCACCATGGCCGACCACACCGCCGGCGCGGCAGCCTCGACCATCCTGGAGGCGGGCCAGCACGTGGTCACCGCGGAATTCAAGATCAACCTGCTCAGGTCCGTGCGCAGCGAACGGCTGCGCTGCCGCGCCGACGTGCTCAAGTCCGGCCGTTCGATCATCGTGGTCGAGGCCGACGTGTTTGCCGACGTCCATGGCCAATCCGTGCTGGCCAGCCGGTTCAACGCCACCATGAGCGTGCTGGACCTGGCCTGAGTTCCTTTTGCTCCCACCTCGACAAGGAAGCCATCCATGATCGACCACACCGGCGTCAGCGTCAGCGATTACGAGAAAAGCCGCGCCTTCTACCAGGCGGCGCTGGGCGCCATCGGTTACGTGCTGGACAAGGAATTCCCGGCCAGCGTCACCGGCAGCACCGACGTGGCCGGCTTCGGCACGCCCGGCCATCCGGATTTCTGGATCCACCGTGGCACGCCTAACCAGCCGCCGGTGCACGTGGCATTCCGCGTGGACAGCCGCGCGACCGTCGATGCCTTCCATCGCGCGGCACTGGCCGCGGGCGGGCGCGACAACGGCGCACCGGGCCTTCGCGCGCACTACCATCCCGACTACTACGGCGCCTTCGTGCTGGACCCGGACGGGCACAACATCGAGGCGGTGTGCCACAAGCCCGCGTAATGCTGCTTCAGCGCGTCGCCACGATGAACAGGCGCGGGAACGGCAGCAGCACCGAGCCGTCCGGCAGCGCCGGGTACGCGTTGGCGATCTCGGTCTGGTAGCGCGCCAGGTAGGCGGCCCGCTCGGCCTCGTCCAGCGGCTGCAGGAACGGGCGCAGGCCGCTGCCCTTGAACCACTCCACCACCGCGGCCGGGCCGCCGGCGAGCGGATGATGGTAGGTGGTCAGCCATACGTCCACGCGCTGGCACAGCGGGCGCAGCAGCTCGTAGTACCAGCGCGCCGGCGCGCGTTCGGCGCGGGACTTGCTGGCGCCGGCCAGCTTGTCGGCCCACGGCCCTTCCGCCGCCACGCGGCGCATCAGCTGGTGCGCCGGTTCTTCCAGGTTGTCCGGCATCTGCACGGCGAGCGTGCCACCCTGGGAAAGCTTGGAGACCAGCTCAGGGAACAGACGGCCGTGGTCGGGCAGCCATTGCAGCACGGCGTTGGCGAGGATCACGTCGTACGGGCCGGGGTCATCCCAGGCGCCGATATCGGCCACGCGGAACTGCACATCAGGCAGGCGCTTGCGCGCGGCGTCGACCATGTCGTCGGAACTGTCCAGGCCGGTGACCGATGCGCCCGCATAGCGCGCCAGCAATACCTCGGTGGAGTTGCCGGGGCCGCAGCCGATATCCACCGCGCTGCGCGCGATCTCGTTGGGAATGGCGGCCACCAGGTCACGGACCGGGCGGGTGCGTTCGTCTTCGAAGGCGACGTATTGGTGGGCGGACCAGCTCATGGGGATTCTCCAGGCAGTGAGGCGCAGGCCAGTAGCATACGCCTGCCGCAGCCAGCAGAGGCCGGCAGAGACCAGCCGTAGCTATCGCCGCGTGAACAAGGCCCCTCTCCCACTTCATGGGAGAGGGGAGCAAACCGCTCGACAGTCCAGCTCCATCAGCGATCTACCAAACAAAAAGCCCGGCATCACTGCCGGGCTTCCTGCTTACTGCATCGATCTGCTGCGATCAGGCAATCAGCTCTTGGCCACAACCGGCGCCTTGCCCTTGCCCAGCATCCGGTTGATCTGCCATTGCTGCGCAATCGACAGGATGTTGTTCACCACCCAGTACAGCACCAGGCCGGCCGGGAAGAAGAAGAACATCACCGAGAACACCAGCGGCATGATCATCATCACCTTGGCCTGCACCGGGTCCGGCGGGGTCGGGTTCAGCTTGGTCTGCACGAACATCGACACCGCCATCACGATCGGCAGGATGTAGAACGGATCCGGCACCGACAAATCATGGATCCAGCCCAGCCACGGCGCACCGCGCATTTCCACCGACGACAGCAGCACCCAGTACAGCGCGATGAACACCGGAATCTGGATCACGATCGGCAGGCAGCCGCCGAGCGGGTTGACCTTCTCGGTCCGGTACAGCGCCATCATCTCCTGGTTCATCTTCTGCGGGTCGTTCTTGTAGCGCTCACGCATCGCGGTCATGCGCGGCTGCAGGTCCTTCATCTTGCCCATGGACTTGTAGCTCGCCGCCGACAGCGGGAAGAACACCAGCTTGATCAGCACCGTCAGCGCGATGATCGACCAGCCCCAGTTGCCCAGGAAGCCGTGCAGCTTCTCCAGCAGCCAGAACAGCGGCTTGGCCAGGATGGTCAGCCAGCCGTAGTCCTTCACCAGTTCCAGGCCAGGGGCGATCTTCTCGAGCATGTGCTCTTCCTGCGGACCGGCGAACAGGCGCGCATCGGTGCTCACCGTGGCGCCCGGAGCCAGCTCGCCCAGCGGCTGCTGCACGCCCACGCGGTACAGGTTCGGG
This window harbors:
- a CDS encoding Sbal_3080 family lipoprotein, translated to MNHALLAACVGLLLTGCSTYQAVTPVDRLDPADPVVAFQLPAGGGPLGNYGANGTLLCVVVNPVSGNDFVENFLSSLRRRNFEVKVLQAQTSVAACPMVALYTARGAWYWNAYLNNADITVFRNGDRVGKAIYNANRSAGGLNLSNFVQPSSKLDELVEQLFPGMLPPPPPPAGTGPAPAA
- a CDS encoding OB-fold putative lipoprotein; the protein is MLNRTQQILIAIVAVAVLGMLWFAGNDRRDDVGGAVPDAQTDAQTNAQTNAQADAKADAQAVASAARGVPRNGTLDPVSIDPQRPAHRLPQLQADALLNAYRDNPDKADRDYLNQYVIVEGVASGIRRDGEQVFVDIRTNDPGANVRALLLPRQICGPAGRECEVEARATMVRRGQKVAVECNGAGLADGTPLLRDCLLRGGAN
- a CDS encoding glycosyltransferase, producing MRLTLITFGTQGDCRPIVALALGLREAGHDVLVLGERSAAPLAAEHGIPFEPMAGDIQQTLAPGGALHKLMTEGGNVAEATRAFGRIAEDNTEAWMAQLAQAARDADGIVFSGLTAYVALSVGEQLGKPVIGAGMFPISPTRAFPSALLPPVRMPGWANRASHHLINFVLWRMFRNATNAARSRLFGVQARKTMWPAFPTLYAMSPQLVPRPQDWHGDWLVTGAWALPPQPDWQPDPSLRDFLAAGEAPLYIGFGSMAGFDRHKVVSALVQAVDGRRALFYPGWSGIDAGALPASFHVIGATPHDWLLPRVAAAIHHGGAGTTHAAAAAGVPSIVLPFAGDQFFWAGRLAALGVAPRHVAGHKIDAPGLASMIAFTEQPATRARAATLGRAVAAERGVDHAVAAIARFCRRQGA
- the mnmE gene encoding tRNA uridine-5-carboxymethylaminomethyl(34) synthesis GTPase MnmE, whose product is MTASQLPIAAIATAPGRGGIGVVRVSGPDVGPVMRAVCGQALKPRHATYLPFLDGNGKVIDHGLALYFPAPNSYTGEEVLELQGHGGPVVMQMLLTRCLQAGDGIGLRLAEPGEFTRRAFLNDKLDLAQAEAVADLIEASTEAAARSAARSMEGEFSNAIRQLVDKVIHLRMLVEATLDFPEEEIDFLEQSDARGQLAAIRNELGAVLAQARQGALLREGLSVVLAGQPNVGKSSLLNALAGAELAIVTPIAGTTRDRVRETIQIDGIPLHIIDTAGLRDEAADEVERIGIERTWDAIRRADIVLHLVDATDYLRHGLSEIDDAIDDKLSGQLPPGAPIVRIVNKIDKAPSVGEIMFGGNRPHVVAANGPNPTEIWISARTGAGIELLRRELLRLIGWQSGNEGTFLARERHLTALRQAQSHLDVAADQSERQAQALDLFAEELRLAQEHLNSITGEFTSDDLLGTIFTRFCIGK
- a CDS encoding CHAD domain-containing protein, with protein sequence MNADAQSPMLRRKTRPAAAFAALAQASLARIDACLDPLQRRDDPEDLHQLRIALRQARAVVWAMGPALPRQERDRWKRDLRMLARATSEVRDWDVFLAETIGPARELEPHDPILAAIADTAGQRRDAAREAMLAALATYRDWPLPALHRDLAHLAHLAARARNDGPRLAPFSRQRVRRGRKQLRALAKRARGGDADAMHAQRIAGKRLRYVIEALAPVLPARYTRRLHRKLVKRQASLGQRVDGIVARRLMAECLDLQAMPDDVPPPLPGAS
- a CDS encoding PaaI family thioesterase — translated: MTTEQERLLLRDTIEAGFRQAAFVNDVGIALADCGPGWCESTLAIAARHLQHGGIVHAGVQATMADHTAGAAASTILEAGQHVVTAEFKINLLRSVRSERLRCRADVLKSGRSIIVVEADVFADVHGQSVLASRFNATMSVLDLA
- a CDS encoding VOC family protein yields the protein MIDHTGVSVSDYEKSRAFYQAALGAIGYVLDKEFPASVTGSTDVAGFGTPGHPDFWIHRGTPNQPPVHVAFRVDSRATVDAFHRAALAAGGRDNGAPGLRAHYHPDYYGAFVLDPDGHNIEAVCHKPA
- the tam gene encoding trans-aconitate 2-methyltransferase, which codes for MSWSAHQYVAFEDERTRPVRDLVAAIPNEIARSAVDIGCGPGNSTEVLLARYAGASVTGLDSSDDMVDAARKRLPDVQFRVADIGAWDDPGPYDVILANAVLQWLPDHGRLFPELVSKLSQGGTLAVQMPDNLEEPAHQLMRRVAAEGPWADKLAGASKSRAERAPARWYYELLRPLCQRVDVWLTTYHHPLAGGPAAVVEWFKGSGLRPFLQPLDEAERAAYLARYQTEIANAYPALPDGSVLLPFPRLFIVATR